A region of Antedon mediterranea chromosome 8, ecAntMedi1.1, whole genome shotgun sequence DNA encodes the following proteins:
- the LOC140057223 gene encoding protein Spindly-A-like isoform X3, with product MNPEEQVIRLQQELVQKSKDVERAAEIGNALLEQNKDLEEELEKLSETHCNAIEELEQQKYNLQLKLDGKEKLDGFYTLEIEAMKNQLEKEYLRKEDLLKSNFQRDINKMEKKNKGLLSDLERTSVVEIQLKEKIEELKKLSESQGVFQSQLLSTSATEETIDFHAIIADMEQEKAHLRIELKDKKDETVRLIASKEAIEQQVAELNDELMQKERESISYFNALEKCRENVVDLQLQLDNIQLDTLNTKQKGNSLFGEVEDKRKEIERKYISMKVKYEAINTQLKIKNQQISKMKFQIATLFQMSSSRADSSHMEHLREQLNQSQHEVRTLTDRLNKYEKNQQVSDRGDDALVSADSLERTKYTEYLKKLISTSNEKLNDVQDELQTQRMLLMAKNDSLLTCERKLYASQILVDQEKAKNIKLVLKIDELKRKLCLVVLYNVCQRSLQSET from the exons ATGAATCCGGAAGAACAAGTAATAAGGCTGCAGCAAGAGCTTGTGCAAAAGTCTAAAGATGTAGAGCGTGCAGCAGAGATTGGCAATGCGTTATTGGAACAAAACAAGGACTTGGAAGAAGAATTAGAAAAGCTATCAGAAACACATTGTAATGCAATTGAA gaattagaacaacaaaaatacaactTACAGCTAAAGTTAGATGGCAAAGAGAAGTTAGATGGTTTCTATACACTAGAAATAGAAGCCATGAAAAATCAACTTGAGAAAGAATATTTGAGAAAAGAAGATTTATTGAAGAGCAATTTTCAGAGAGACATCAACAAGATGGAGAAGAAAAATAAAGGGCTTCTTTCGGATCTGGAAAGAACTTCAGTAGTTGAAATTCAATTGAAAGAAAAG ATTGAGGAGTTGAAGAAACTAAGTGAGTCCCAAGGAGTGTTTCAATCTCAATTATTGTCAACCTCTGCAACAGAAGAAACAATTGACTTCCATGCCATCATTGCAGACATGGAACAAGAAAAG GCACACTTACGTATTGAGTTGAAAGATAAAAAAGATGAGACTGTGCGATTGATAGCAAGTAAAGAAGCCATAGAGCAGCAGGTGGCAGAACTAAATGATGAGTTAATGCAAAAAGAAAGAGAAtcaatttcttattttaatgCACTTGAG aaatgTCGTGAGAATGTGGTAGACTTGCAGCTACAACTTGATAACATTCAATTAGACACTTTAAACACCAAACAGAAAGGAAATTCATTATTTGGAGAG gtcgAAGATAAACGTAAAGAAATAGAAAGAAAATACATCAGTATGAAAGTTAAATATGAGGCAATCAATACACAATTAAAGATAAAGAATCAGCAAATAAGTAAAATGaag TTTCAGATAGCCACATTGTTTCAAATGAGTTCTTCAAGAGCAGATTCAAGTCACATGGAACACTTAAGAGAACAGTTAAATCAAAGTCAACACGAAGTTAGAACTTTAACGGATAGGTTAAACAAGTATGAAAAAAATCAG CAGGTGTCTGATAGAGGTGATGATGCCTTGGTATCTGCTGATAGTTTAGAAAGAACAAAATACACAGAATATCTGAAGAAGTTGATATCTACTAGCAa TGAAAAATTAAATGATGTGCAAGATGAGCTACAAACCCAGCGTATGTTACTCATGGCAAAAAATGACAGTTTGCTGACATGTGAGCGTAAACTCTATGCCTCCCAAATACTTGTAGATCAGGAGAAGgctaaaaatattaaacttgTTCTCAAGATTGATGAACTTAAACGGAAATTATGTCTAg TTGTTTTATACAATGTCTGCCAACGTTCCCTTCAGTCAGAAACTTGA
- the LOC140057223 gene encoding protein Spindly-A-like isoform X2: MNPEEQVIRLQQELVQKSKDVERAAEIGNALLEQNKDLEEELEKLSETHCNAIEELEQQKYNLQLKLDGKEKLDGFYTLEIEAMKNQLEKEYLRKEDLLKSNFQRDINKMEKKNKGLLSDLERTSVVEIQLKEKIEELKKLSESQGVFQSQLLSTSATEETIDFHAIIADMEQEKAHLRIELKDKKDETVRLIASKEAIEQQVAELNDELMQKERESISYFNALEKCRENVVDLQLQLDNIQLDTLNTKQKGNSLFGEVEDKRKEIERKYISMKVKYEAINTQLKIKNQQISKMKFQIATLFQMSSSRADSSHMEHLREQLNQSQHEVRTLTDRLNKYEKNQVSDRGDDALVSADSLERTKYTEYLKKLISTSNEKLNDVQDELQTQRMLLMAKNDSLLTCERKLYASQILVDQEKAKNIKLVLKIDELKRKLCLEPDVPMQKERETWVEKLPIKPKEDNTENESTELGEQNAWIDVRGKKNPIESELLPSNAGIDVRGKKNPIESELLPSIVENNANSVDTTKYKKFKKSVSVSEVVEVVTETGIVNEVQMKSGDDDDDYQKSSGKKVTEDKKPKGKKYHKVVYIKNDKANEPECAQQ; encoded by the exons ATGAATCCGGAAGAACAAGTAATAAGGCTGCAGCAAGAGCTTGTGCAAAAGTCTAAAGATGTAGAGCGTGCAGCAGAGATTGGCAATGCGTTATTGGAACAAAACAAGGACTTGGAAGAAGAATTAGAAAAGCTATCAGAAACACATTGTAATGCAATTGAA gaattagaacaacaaaaatacaactTACAGCTAAAGTTAGATGGCAAAGAGAAGTTAGATGGTTTCTATACACTAGAAATAGAAGCCATGAAAAATCAACTTGAGAAAGAATATTTGAGAAAAGAAGATTTATTGAAGAGCAATTTTCAGAGAGACATCAACAAGATGGAGAAGAAAAATAAAGGGCTTCTTTCGGATCTGGAAAGAACTTCAGTAGTTGAAATTCAATTGAAAGAAAAG ATTGAGGAGTTGAAGAAACTAAGTGAGTCCCAAGGAGTGTTTCAATCTCAATTATTGTCAACCTCTGCAACAGAAGAAACAATTGACTTCCATGCCATCATTGCAGACATGGAACAAGAAAAG GCACACTTACGTATTGAGTTGAAAGATAAAAAAGATGAGACTGTGCGATTGATAGCAAGTAAAGAAGCCATAGAGCAGCAGGTGGCAGAACTAAATGATGAGTTAATGCAAAAAGAAAGAGAAtcaatttcttattttaatgCACTTGAG aaatgTCGTGAGAATGTGGTAGACTTGCAGCTACAACTTGATAACATTCAATTAGACACTTTAAACACCAAACAGAAAGGAAATTCATTATTTGGAGAG gtcgAAGATAAACGTAAAGAAATAGAAAGAAAATACATCAGTATGAAAGTTAAATATGAGGCAATCAATACACAATTAAAGATAAAGAATCAGCAAATAAGTAAAATGaag TTTCAGATAGCCACATTGTTTCAAATGAGTTCTTCAAGAGCAGATTCAAGTCACATGGAACACTTAAGAGAACAGTTAAATCAAAGTCAACACGAAGTTAGAACTTTAACGGATAGGTTAAACAAGTATGAAAAAAATCAG GTGTCTGATAGAGGTGATGATGCCTTGGTATCTGCTGATAGTTTAGAAAGAACAAAATACACAGAATATCTGAAGAAGTTGATATCTACTAGCAa TGAAAAATTAAATGATGTGCAAGATGAGCTACAAACCCAGCGTATGTTACTCATGGCAAAAAATGACAGTTTGCTGACATGTGAGCGTAAACTCTATGCCTCCCAAATACTTGTAGATCAGGAGAAGgctaaaaatattaaacttgTTCTCAAGATTGATGAACTTAAACGGAAATTATGTCTAg AACCTGATGTCCCAATGCAAAAAGAGCGTGAAACTTGGGTTGAGAAACTACCAATCAAACCTAAAGAAGATAATACTGAAAATGAATCAACTGAGCTAGGTGAACAAAATGCTTGGATTGATGTCAGGGGAAAGAAGAATCCAATTGAATCAGAGCTATTGCCATCAAATGCTGGGATTGATGTCAGGGGAAAGAAGAATCCAATTGAATCAGAGTTATTGCCATCCATTGTTGAAAATAATGCAAACAGTGTGGACACAACAAAGTATAAAAAGTTCAAGAAATCTGTATCAGTTTCAGAAGTAGTTGAGGTAGTGACAGAAACTGGAATTGTAAATGAAGTTCAAATGAAATCCggtgacgatgatgatgattatcaGAAATCATCTGGGAAGAAAGTTACAGAGGATAAAAAACCAAAGGGTAAAAAATATCACAAAGTAGtgtatattaaaaatgataagGCAAATGAACCAGAATGTGCACAGCAATGA
- the LOC140057223 gene encoding protein Spindly-A-like isoform X1 → MNPEEQVIRLQQELVQKSKDVERAAEIGNALLEQNKDLEEELEKLSETHCNAIEELEQQKYNLQLKLDGKEKLDGFYTLEIEAMKNQLEKEYLRKEDLLKSNFQRDINKMEKKNKGLLSDLERTSVVEIQLKEKIEELKKLSESQGVFQSQLLSTSATEETIDFHAIIADMEQEKAHLRIELKDKKDETVRLIASKEAIEQQVAELNDELMQKERESISYFNALEKCRENVVDLQLQLDNIQLDTLNTKQKGNSLFGEVEDKRKEIERKYISMKVKYEAINTQLKIKNQQISKMKFQIATLFQMSSSRADSSHMEHLREQLNQSQHEVRTLTDRLNKYEKNQQVSDRGDDALVSADSLERTKYTEYLKKLISTSNEKLNDVQDELQTQRMLLMAKNDSLLTCERKLYASQILVDQEKAKNIKLVLKIDELKRKLCLEPDVPMQKERETWVEKLPIKPKEDNTENESTELGEQNAWIDVRGKKNPIESELLPSNAGIDVRGKKNPIESELLPSIVENNANSVDTTKYKKFKKSVSVSEVVEVVTETGIVNEVQMKSGDDDDDYQKSSGKKVTEDKKPKGKKYHKVVYIKNDKANEPECAQQ, encoded by the exons ATGAATCCGGAAGAACAAGTAATAAGGCTGCAGCAAGAGCTTGTGCAAAAGTCTAAAGATGTAGAGCGTGCAGCAGAGATTGGCAATGCGTTATTGGAACAAAACAAGGACTTGGAAGAAGAATTAGAAAAGCTATCAGAAACACATTGTAATGCAATTGAA gaattagaacaacaaaaatacaactTACAGCTAAAGTTAGATGGCAAAGAGAAGTTAGATGGTTTCTATACACTAGAAATAGAAGCCATGAAAAATCAACTTGAGAAAGAATATTTGAGAAAAGAAGATTTATTGAAGAGCAATTTTCAGAGAGACATCAACAAGATGGAGAAGAAAAATAAAGGGCTTCTTTCGGATCTGGAAAGAACTTCAGTAGTTGAAATTCAATTGAAAGAAAAG ATTGAGGAGTTGAAGAAACTAAGTGAGTCCCAAGGAGTGTTTCAATCTCAATTATTGTCAACCTCTGCAACAGAAGAAACAATTGACTTCCATGCCATCATTGCAGACATGGAACAAGAAAAG GCACACTTACGTATTGAGTTGAAAGATAAAAAAGATGAGACTGTGCGATTGATAGCAAGTAAAGAAGCCATAGAGCAGCAGGTGGCAGAACTAAATGATGAGTTAATGCAAAAAGAAAGAGAAtcaatttcttattttaatgCACTTGAG aaatgTCGTGAGAATGTGGTAGACTTGCAGCTACAACTTGATAACATTCAATTAGACACTTTAAACACCAAACAGAAAGGAAATTCATTATTTGGAGAG gtcgAAGATAAACGTAAAGAAATAGAAAGAAAATACATCAGTATGAAAGTTAAATATGAGGCAATCAATACACAATTAAAGATAAAGAATCAGCAAATAAGTAAAATGaag TTTCAGATAGCCACATTGTTTCAAATGAGTTCTTCAAGAGCAGATTCAAGTCACATGGAACACTTAAGAGAACAGTTAAATCAAAGTCAACACGAAGTTAGAACTTTAACGGATAGGTTAAACAAGTATGAAAAAAATCAG CAGGTGTCTGATAGAGGTGATGATGCCTTGGTATCTGCTGATAGTTTAGAAAGAACAAAATACACAGAATATCTGAAGAAGTTGATATCTACTAGCAa TGAAAAATTAAATGATGTGCAAGATGAGCTACAAACCCAGCGTATGTTACTCATGGCAAAAAATGACAGTTTGCTGACATGTGAGCGTAAACTCTATGCCTCCCAAATACTTGTAGATCAGGAGAAGgctaaaaatattaaacttgTTCTCAAGATTGATGAACTTAAACGGAAATTATGTCTAg AACCTGATGTCCCAATGCAAAAAGAGCGTGAAACTTGGGTTGAGAAACTACCAATCAAACCTAAAGAAGATAATACTGAAAATGAATCAACTGAGCTAGGTGAACAAAATGCTTGGATTGATGTCAGGGGAAAGAAGAATCCAATTGAATCAGAGCTATTGCCATCAAATGCTGGGATTGATGTCAGGGGAAAGAAGAATCCAATTGAATCAGAGTTATTGCCATCCATTGTTGAAAATAATGCAAACAGTGTGGACACAACAAAGTATAAAAAGTTCAAGAAATCTGTATCAGTTTCAGAAGTAGTTGAGGTAGTGACAGAAACTGGAATTGTAAATGAAGTTCAAATGAAATCCggtgacgatgatgatgattatcaGAAATCATCTGGGAAGAAAGTTACAGAGGATAAAAAACCAAAGGGTAAAAAATATCACAAAGTAGtgtatattaaaaatgataagGCAAATGAACCAGAATGTGCACAGCAATGA